Within Lagopus muta isolate bLagMut1 chromosome 1, bLagMut1 primary, whole genome shotgun sequence, the genomic segment TGCAAGTTGACAGAATGGTTTACCACCctctttgatttaaaaatcaCCAATAAATACACGTTCAAAGAGAAAAGTCTTACCAGTTGTACTTGAGTTCCGTGTCTGCCTTTTTCCCAAGGCAGTATCTGTTATCACCAGCATTGAAGTGACAAACACTGTTGTTCTATAAGGATATGTATGTTACCTCTTGTGTGTGAAATAAAGGACCTTTAATTTATGTTCTGGGAGGTaacagtattttgtatttatttgaacTAAAATCACATATCCGGTTTCTAATTTAGAATACTGAACAGTGTTTATGTCTACTTATTCAGTGCATTGCAGTTGGTAACTGAGCTTAATGGAATACTGCATCACTTTTAAAACTCCTTCTGCTGTTTCTATGAGTTCAGGGGGGAAACTGCCAGattggaaaagaagaagaaaggtgttttccatttcttaagGAGCCTAAACCAGCCTAgcttctgcctttgttttgctttgtggtCTGTTGGCATCTTCACGGCCACCACTTCAGTGGTGTATGTGTACTTCTTAAGAGTCAGGTAACCTGTGCTCTGTCATCTGGCTTATTGTTTTTGTTGGGTTTATTTTCTGAGGTAGCAGAATAATGCTGCAAGATTATCTGTAAGATTGTCTATTTATTTAATCTCAAAGTTAAATCAAGTCAATCTTTGGGTTATTTCTAATGTATGTCTTAGGACTGTGTACTTTAGCATATGCAGTTTGTAAGCTCaggaacattttcttctcatgatGTGTGATCTCTAGTATTGCTATCTTCCTACAGTTtttgacaaaataaattaaatttagttttttttcttgctgttgtcatttttggggaagaaaacatCTTACGCTGTCAGCTGTAAGAGTGCAGTTTGTTGCTGTCCCATACACGAATGTTTTAGCACTGAGAGGACTGTAGTTGAGCAATCGTGAGGAAATCAAGTGTTTCCTATTCAGTTCATGGCAGATTGGAACTGCTATAATTAAGTGGGGCTCCCATCTACTGAAGCACACTGTAAACTCAGCCCTGATCTGAAATTTATCCTACAGTTAAGGAATCAAGCCAACAGACACaattctgctctctgtgactCTATTCAAAGGTAGAAACGACAGCAGTGTGACTCATTTTAGcctgcttaaaaaaaagttgACAGATCTGGACTTTACACAAATCCCAGGAACAGAAAGTAGGCAAAGTGACAGTGGAAAAAACACATGGATTTGAATACAGTTCAAATCATACATAGATTATAgccctttttttctctgcaactgCAGTAGCAggatgctgttttttttaacatttgcaTTTCACTCCAGATACCAGAAAAACAGATGTATGCAGTGTGGGGAGCTGTCACAATGAAagtctttttaattatttaggCTTTAAGCCTCGTGGATTGGGAAACTCAGAGGTTACTTCTGTTGTTTGGGtcttttttcctaaaaggaTTGAAGCtcaacaaaaacccaaagctGCAAtgccaaaccaaaacaaaggaaCTAACAAGTTGGTGGTTGTGTGTAAGATTTAAACCACAGGCACTGAGATATGTTATCTGCTCAGTTTAGAGATGAGTTTGATTTTACAAGAACACCGCTGTCATTGGCTCATCTGTTCTTTACAGTAACCACAGTGAAAAGTTGGGGTTTCAGGAAGTGGAAGTGCAGCTCATTTCAGTGTTTGCATGGCCATTAGGGAAGATGCCATATTCTTCCCCCATAGTTAAACATGTGGTATTGTATTAAAGCTTGAGATCACGTGTAGAAGGCAAACTCTTGGAGCTCctgataaaagaaaacactaaaTTCAATTTAGTGTTCCACCTCCAGCTTTGTTTGGTCTATTTTCTACCTAGTTACAGCCTTGGAGAACCAAACCTTAGGAGGTAGAATGCTTTTATAGTCCTTTTCAGAAACACTTTCAATATTTCATGGAAAGAACAATAAAGTTATACAGACTGCTGAAGTCTATTTGTAATTGTAGTACAAAAATTGCATAGATTAGCATAAATGCAAATAACAGCAATAAGAGAAAGAACAGTTTcatatttaaagaacaaatttcATTATTATCATGATATAATCAGTTCTACCTCTTTTCAGGAGACTTTTTTCTCATTAAGCTTTCACCTGCTGCTAGCTTCTTATATAAGTAGTGCAGTTTATCTTGTTGAGGTATTTCAGCATCTGGAGTTAAGGGAATTTCAAAGTCAGAGGAGCTCTGAGAGTCCCTCTTCAGTTCTAGATCAGGAGTCCTGGAGCTGTCACTTATTTCCACCAGCAGATCTTGAGCTGGAGCAGTGCCAGCTTCTGCATCTTCGTCACAGTCCTCACTTTTCAAGTCACAGATGACGTCAGAAGCACAGGATGGATTCTGGCCAAGTGGTTTCCACCTGCTGTCGTCAGCTTGGCTGTCCTTGGGGGTTTCGTGAGATggcagagctgttctgctgccacatctgctgaagcagctgaagTCAGCAGCATTTCTCTCTTGGGAGGTGATGAGTACAGTGTCCATTTGGCTATCCCAGCCCTGGCTCCCTTGTTCTGATATGTGTGTCGACTGAGAAGAATTTTGGGAGGAGATGTGAGTTGAGTCACTCACTCCATCCGAATCACTGAAGAGTGACTGGGACCCACCAGCATCTGCTGAAGATGGGAAGTTGTCCTCATTTTCAGAGCTTTCATCTACTTTGTTACACTTAAAAAACATATCCCAGCGAGGGATATCAGCATtagactgctgctgcttgccaggTATGCCATTGCAGCTTGCTATGGGACTGGCATCTGGCTCATGGGAAAGATCctgagctgtgtttttttcagaatcatCTTCTTTGTCATCTTCGTCGTCATCATCATTGGACTCCTCACAGTCCACGAAGTCTACCTTGAGAGAGGTGTAAGTTGTGTTTGCTCTGTAGCTTTCTGTGCTCTCATCTGTGTTTCTGTCAGCGTTTTCAGACGGTGCAGTTTTGGATGGCTTACTTCCTTCTCCCTGATATTTTGCAATCTTAGGCCTTGCAGAGGTTAGTTCTGTATCAAAGAGCTCATCTTCGTCTGAcaaggaaatttaaaaacacaacaaagcaaacaaacaaacaaaaaaaacagaaaattttgttCAGAGCGAAGTCTGGACACAAGATAATTTAACAAAGTTATTTAACTCAAAAGGAAGCTTAGCAGGACTTCAGTGAGCATGCTCACCTTGCCTAAAACCCTACAATCTACAGTAGTTAATTCTACCATTTTGGTTTCCGTTACTCACAGTGTTACTGAATTCCATCAGAGACTTCTTCATTGACAAGAGGCCTTAAGTTCTAGCATTCTGTTGGAACAGTGACTGCACTGGTAAAGGAGACTTCTTAAACAGTAACCCTCAGAGCCATTACTTGCCAAATCAGATActtaaaaggagaagaaatacatCAGCAAAAGGTACTGTTTAAAGGAAGTAGGCTGCATGTTATTAGCAAAGTTATTTCTGCTTGCTAGACATAAACACAAAAACCAGAACTCTTTATACTAGAATGAGGAAAAGTTTAATCATAGAAATAAAGAGGTCTCTAGGGCTGTCAAACAACTATGAAATTCTTGTTGCTGAAGGAACTAATGTAATCTCTTTCATGTTTTGAACAAGGGCTGACTCGAACATGAAGCCAACAGGTCAACAGTTACAAGCTGGTAGGGCAGGTTCAGCTCTGGCCTTCATGTGCATGGTGCAGATCACACACACAGTTAGTGGATACTGATCTAGATTCGTTTATCCAGACCTCAGTCATGTTTTGCCAGGATTACATCAACCTTGCACAGCTGGCACttcaaaaacagctgaaaagaatACAGCAGGCCCAAAGTCATCCTCTAGTTATGGGGGTTTCCAGAGGCTTCATGGAGCACCCACTGCTGTATATAGCAACCACCAGGGTTTCAAAAAGATACGAGGTGCTGAAAAGCCAGCTGTTCAGGATAATGAAGAGCCCAATTCTTCAGTGTGAAATACCACACTGTCCTTCCACAACACAGGATGTGATGCACAGAAGTTTAAAACTAGCCTTATTAGTGATAGTCTAGGATCGTGGAACAGAATGCTAAAAATGTACAGGCTGTTAAGTACATTTTAGAACTGCAATTCAGTGCATTTTACTATCACCCTCCTGaaacctgatttcatttaatttccatttatcttttccagctgcactttttttcttgctttgtacACAAACCAGTGAGCACCGTGGCTTTTGGCACCTCTAGACTCTGACTTTCACAGTACCACTATCAGAACTTCTCACCTGTATCAGACAAGGTTCTTTTGCAGGATCTCTTCAGTGTTCCTAAGGGCTTGTACCTGGGTTCTGAGTTTCTCCTGTATGATCTGCATAACGGCTGTAATCTGAGGTAAATGAAGAAATCAGTACTGAGAACTCAGCGGATATTTTCAGGCACAAAAGCAACTCTTTTGACATTCATGCCTTTCACAGGCACTGCAGCAAAAGTGTGAAAGCAAATGCAGCAATAGGTGGGGGAAAGGTTGCCACTTTGGTGAGCTGAGACAGCTTAAAATGCTAGGAAAAAGATCTGacattctgatttatttacCTGAACGTGTACAGCATTTGTAAACTACACTTTAGGCCCTTGGTTAGAGAAGATAAGATGACAGAGTTGAAAATCTGACTGCAGGTTTATTCAATTATTGCAAAGTATCTCTTTCctattaaggaaaaaacaaaaaggagcaaGAAACAAGCCCTCATTTTGTTCATGTTGTTCAGTATCACTGCTATTCTACTCCATAACACAACTAAGCTGCCACGACTTTTAACAGCATCTGACTACAGCCCTATGTGATACTGTACATGGGTGCCTGCAGAGAGACTAGGAGTTCAAAGTGCCCAAGGAAATTCCTTCTTAGAAACTTCTCAGAAAATAGTACTGAGAAACAGGTCAATAGGTAAAGAAAGTGGGATAAATGAATATTCAGATGCCACCCAAACACAGTTATCAAAAAAGCCTCTATACATAGATATAACTATAAGAACGAAGTTTAGAGAGTTGAATATAGATTAACAGAACTGCATTATCAGTAGAGCTAAGCAAAAGGCACTGGCCTGCTTGAAAGGCTGGGATTCAGGAAAGTTGTGATCCTTACAAGGGCACGGATTAGGTAACCTTTACTCACAAGTCAGCTTACTGTCACTTACATTTCCATAACTTTGTCTTCTGACCCACCCACTGGTAGTACGTTGGGATACACATTCACAGGACAGATATAGCTCAAAAAATCCTTAATCTGAATTGAAGAGAAAGAGGAACAGTTTAAGAAGTTGCATCAACAGTTAATAATTCCACTTAAAAACTGCACAGACACAGTAAGTACTCTCCATTTGTCTGATACAAAGAATGATATGACCCATAAGTCAAACACTATGGAAGTGTAACAAGACAGGTCTGAAAGGATGCTAAGAATTCAGTCTCACCTAACCACCACACAGTATCACCAACTACACAGACAATCACcagctctgaaagaaaacatctgatAAGCCAGTGATGATGACTCCAGCAAGTTCCCTGGGAACATGAttcagtgcttcaccatcctcACTACTGCAGATCTTATCAGCCTTGCTTTCTTCCTACCGGACTTTGAGTCTTTACTTTTTGCAGATGAGAACATCCCTTTCAGTCTACTCAGTACTGCAAGTATACAAACCTCACTGTATGAAGAGTGGAAAGAGAAACAAGCTCTGTATGTACTCTCTCCAGtcctacaaaaagaaaaataagaggcACATAAATTAGCTGGTTTTCAAGCTCACCTAATAGGCAAGATTAATTTAATCCATAACAGTCCATTCTGAGATTCAGTTATATAAAACTTAGGCAAGACACACTCctaaaacagatttctgtatGGCCTAatgctcacagaatcacagaatggcctggattgaaaaggaccacaatgctcatccagttccaaccccctgctatgtgcagggtcaccaaccatcagaccaggctgcccagaaccacatccagcctggccttgaatgcctgcagggatggggcatccacagcctccttgggcaacctgttccagtgcttcatcaccatctgtgtgaaaaacttcctcctaatatcaacctaaacctcccctgtctcagtttaaaaccattccccctgtcctatcactctccaccctcgtaaacagccattccccttcaTGTTTacatgctcccttcaagtactggaaagccacaatgaggtctccccaaagcctgctcttttccaagctaaacaagcccagttccctcaacctttctttataGGAATGCACACCTCACTATTACATTGGCTTTCTTGATCCTTTCTCCAAACCACATAGTGGAGGGTTTGATGCTAATTACATGCAAGGGAGTTCCATTTTGGCAAGTGATTCCACAGGGCAGTCTGTTTCCTCTAAAATAGTCATCATCCTGTCAAATACAAAATCAAATTAAGTCCAATCTTGATATTTTCCCCAAGAAATTAAGCCACACAGTATCTAGCCAAACCAAATTTTCACTTCCAGTTCTTCTGAATACCATCTCTTCTCTGTtgcattctgctttcagagctgacaaagcaaaatgaagagcaaTGCCCCAGTGCCATCTACAGTTCTACTTGCCACTCTGAAGCCTTCAGCTTCAGACACGTTGGAAAGGGAGGGCCATGAATTACAAGCACACAGTGTGTGGCTGCAGGAGGCATCATACAGACTGGTTTTGATATATGAAAACGAACAGTACCTGACTGATTCAGTCTGCTGTTTGTCTAACTTCATTTAACGAGTTTCAAAATGCAGTTCAACTATTTCTAGCATCAGCTATtacattttctaattaaaagaaagaaaaaaagccttaacCTGctaaaattctcattttctacTGCATCAAGCAACTATTTGGGCCAAGTTTGCTCTAGGATAGCAACAAAACATCTACAATCAGTTCTTCACAGCAAGGTTAGCAAAGGCTTTCCAAAATGATGCACACCTTAGGATGTCGACAGGCATGAATCTGAGTGTATCGGTCTGTAGTTATATGGCAGAGGATTTCTGGCATATTTTTGAACATATCAAGCCTATTCACGtgcacctaaaaaaaaaaaggcaaagtttACTCTTAATTAGCTGGCTGTGTTTGCCAAACTGCAGCTAGAGCACAGACATGGTTCTGCTCTCAACAAATGCCAGTAAGGATTTATTAATGGGTAATTTGTAAATATGCAAGTGGGGAAGTGTCTTGGATAGATAGAACAGGCAGAACGAACCTCCTGTGCTACAAAGGGCTGAGCACAGATCAGAGAAAAGTAAAATGCATCTGCTATTTATGTTGTGCAAATGAGAAGAATTTTACAAGGTATAAAGGAGAGAGGTAAACGCTGAGCTGAAAAATGGGGATTAACTTCTCCCTTGAGAGTCAAGATGTTCCAGTAGATGTCACACACTGAAACCAAATAGTTAGCTCACTTCTGAGCACAACTGTAGGCTTTTTTTAAGCACGGTGTGCACGCCATTCACATACAGTAGTTCTCTGAACGGCCATTTCCAGTTCAGTTCACAGTTATTACGCAGCATCTGTTCTAAAACAGTTACCTTGATTCCAAGCTCCTCACTGAGGTTTATGAACAAATACTCATATCCATAAGCAGCTTTGCAGTTCAGCCACACAACGTGACAGCGACTGAGCGAGGTCCAGCTCCGCACTAACTCTAAGATCCCATTTAAACACTCCTCCTGAAAGGTGTAGAAAAGCACTGTGATTTGTCTCACAAGCTATCTGTAAAGTGCTATGATTTGATAGGCAACATCACATTTTCAAGAtttaactaaaacaaaaaaaggctcATTAACTTATTAGTGGCTTTAGGACCTTTCACAGCCTATTTAGACTTACCCTGCTTGGTATATGATAAAATCTAGGATCACAAAAAGTGGTGTCCAAATAAACACTCTGGATGTCTTTTactctgaaagagaaatgtgatATCAGAGTGAGCAATGCATTGCAGCACTAAGATATACTACTTCCTCTCTCCTCAAAAAGGATGTAATTCTTCCTCTTCATTACAAAGAACAAGTCAAAAGAAGCTTGCAACTGAACTCCTTactgcaaatatatttaataaatacatatatatatgaaataattCCCAAATTGCCCATGTTCACATGaccttttattcattttaaatccCACAGATAGACTAAACTCACCAAGAACTGAATTAAAATGCTACTGTTTTTTCTCATACCTGGTCCCTGAATGCAAAAGCTCCATTCTGGCTGCTTCTCCTTTTGCAAGCCTGAAATCCCCTGTATACAGCACAGTGCCATTTTCACCTTGAAACAGAAACCTACAAAGAGAAACACTTCCATCAAACTTAATAAACAGCATTAACTGTCAAGTGTCAATTTGTTACTTTGCTCACATATGTCTGTGTGAGCAGAATATGGCATAACAGATACACGGGGCTCAATTTTGTCCTCGAGTAATTTCAGGCAAACCCTGATAATAATTCAGTCAGTGTGGGTGGGATAACCCAGCTATTCACTGCATCCACAAGCACACTATTTACTGAGAACTTTGTAGGACAAATCTCCCAGCAGAAACACTTAGAATATTGAATAGGACATACATGACTGATCCTGGACAGTGGCCAGCTGGCAGGAGTGTCACCTCTATATCTTCTTTCTGCAACAGAGGGGTTAGCATTATTTTCACACTGGAACAAATACTACTGATACTTTCTCCGACAAAGTGCAAGCAACTCTCCACAGCCACCTGCATCACTTCACAGTGATTTTGGATGGAAAGACAATCTCTTCACATCCCAGCCAGCACTGGAGAGCAACAACCATCCTTTCATGGCAGAAGAGATGACTGAACGTTGGTGCTGATGAGAGTCAGCCAGAAAACAGCCCTATTTCTTTGGTTTTTAGCAAACAAACATGGAAACATCCTGGGATATGCTTTGCCTGGAGATGATCTACCAGACCTACAAGTTCTACACTTAAATATGTGATGAAAAGTCACAGAAACAGTGCATAAACTTGAGATCCCTAATACAGAGGAAAGACATTATCAGAAAAAACACTCTGATAATAAGAAAAGTGGAGAAGAACTCATGTGGTTACACACTGAGGAGGAAAGATGGagaacatatattttaaaatagcttgtCACTTCTGATGTTACAGATAAACTTTACTATCCATTACAAACATacgatttttctttttttgtaacttACTTCACCAGTTGTTTCATCTACTAAAGAAATCTGAGTAGGAGTCTCAACTTCCAGTGCAACCTGTAACAGTGAATAAATGCATTACAGGATTTAATGAACATCGTGCTTCACATTTGAATAAAATTTCATTACGTAAACACCTAAGTAGCCAATATCTAAATAGTAAAATTAAGCTGACTTCCTGTAGAAAGTCatacatttctgtttccagtgGATAAAAAGGttcatttctaaaaatggaACACAGATACCTCAATCAGTGCACACTTTAAAAGTGTGTTGGACTCTCAATAGTAAGCAGCCACACTTCTCTGGTGGGATCACGTgccttgtttttaaattaactgtAATGCTCAGCTCCCCAGTCCCAGAGCACACCAGTGATCTTGCAAGGTTAGGTCTCCGTGCTGCAGCACAACTTCTCCTCACTGTTCCCTATTACCAGAAGCACCAACTGCACGCAGCAAGCCTTCCTGTGCTTGTATAGAGGAGACTAATTTACAGATGGCAATTTTGGCATGCCCTATCTTAACTCTGAGTCCTCCAACATACATGCTCTATGCCTCTCCCACCATATTTGTATACAGCTGTTTTGCCAAGAAAAAGCCAAAGTGAAAGACTCCTGTCATCACCCCTCTAGGTCTGACCTCCAGCTTCTcagctgagcagcctgctcagAGCAGTTTTACTGGGTTTTACTGCATGACCAGATTCACAGAACACCCCATCCCAAATTTCTAGGCAGTTCCAAGTGATCCATCCAGCAGGTACGCACAAAAGCTGAGAACGTATGGCTTCTCCACCACAAACAAAAATGCTAATCGATCAGACAACTGTCAGACTCCCAGACTGCTCCAAAACACAGATATACacatcaaaaaatattttatactaaGAATTCAAACCATTTggaatttcaaaattaaaaaagaaaacttactaTGTGATTCTCCCAAAACTCATATTTCGAGTTAGTCAGTAGCAATTCCTTAGTTACTGGAGAGCAATATAACTTAACTTTCAAGCTgtaaggagaaggaagaaagaaaaaaaaaaaaaaaaaaaaaaagatgagtgcttttgtttgtgttctttttaaGCAGAAGCAAGGAGCAATCTAAAGATGCATCAGCAGCCAGCACCAAGCAcaccaaaacacacacacaggccCTCCGTCACCCAAAAAAGACCCGCAGAACAGCAAGCCAGCAGTAGCTGTGCTGCACCAACCTGAAGTGGgatcaggaggagctgctgcacctTTGCAGAGCAGGCTTTTTTTCAATGCAGCAGACCCAAAATCTTACCTATGTGTGTCTGTGCATGTGTATTTTTAAGCAGGCATGAATAAAGTGTGTTGTAGGCGGCCACATGTATGGATATCACTGCTTGTTTGCACACACACCAAGCTCTGCTCCAGATGTATATGCTTTCCCTGgaatgcactggaacaggttgcccaaggaggctgtggatgccccatccctggaggcattcaaggccaggctggatgtggctctggcagcctggtctgctggttggtgagcctgcacacagcagggggttgaaactagatgatcactgtgcCATTCCACGACTCTATGATTAGGCACCTGGGACAGTTTGCAGCCAGCAGAATGGAAACAGAATGGATCCTACAAAGCTCTGGCTTTTGCACAGCACACAAAGAAAGCTGGTGATCAAAGTGATTCTTTGCTTGCATTTGAGGAGATGCAACATGCGCTCTAATAGCTGAGCACCCCGGGCACTGAGACTCCGTTATCTCCGCGttcagctgctgggctgctttcactgctgtgctgctgctccataCTAGCTCTCTCCCATACAATTCAAtacctgctctgcagcctcctcctcAGGGCGGGCGCCCTCAGCCCCTTCAtgtgatctgaggagaaacgGCACGGCGGTCAGGGCGGGAATGGCCGCAGGGTGGGGGAGATACCCTAAAGACGGGCGGGAAGGAGGGGCGGCTCACCCTTGTGGCAGTGCGACAGGAAGTAGGCGCGCGCGCGCAGGTTGTCGTGGTCGAAGCGGTCGATGGACAGCTGAGGGTACTCGCGCAGCCGGCCCCCGAACCGGCTCATGGCGGCCGCTTCCGCCTCGTTGCGCCCGCACCGCCTCGACCAATCGGGAGGAGAGTTCGCCTCCTGCCAGCCAATCAGAAGCACGCGGAAGGAGAGGCGGGAGCAAGGGCTTAAAAGGGCAACGGCGGGAGGCGGTTGCTTAGAaacggcgcggcgcggcggccATTGGTGCTGTGAGGAGGCGCCGCCAtccccgtcccgtcccgtcccgtcccgtcccgtcccgtcccgtcccgtcccgaGGTCTCTGAGGACAGGGGCGTGGATGTGCGAGCGGGCTGTGTGGTGGGGGTGGTGGGGGTTGTTTTGGGGGTGCTGTGTGGAGACCTTCCTTAGGTGGGATGTGGCAGGAATTGCATCGGTTGGGGCTTGGCTGCCTTTAGGCCTCGGGCTTCAGAGCAGGGTTTGGATCTCATGGTTGGGTGGTGGGAGCCTTGCTCTGCCTtcatgctgagctctgccttAGGAGCTGTGGATGCAAGGTATATTCTGAGCAGTTTGTCTTTACTGTTGGTGGCGGTGACTGTTTAAGTGCAATCTTCTGTTGTACaagttctgttcttttccattGTGAATTTTAAGGAAACGGAAGAAACTTGGGGAAAGAAGCGGCATTGAAGAGTAACTGATTTAATGAGAGGCAAATACACAGCTTCAGTCACTTGAAAGAAGTACGTAGTCAGTTACTTCTCGTTTCTCCACTTTTGGTAGTGCTTAATATTGTTAAGCCAGGCACCAAAGACTTCAAATCAGGGAGTTcttctgttccagtgcctcagaaGCAGCCTACtatgtttcattttccagtaaGCAGCTGGTATGAGAGTAATATTCCAGTTAGTGTGCCCGTTCTCACATGTATACGGCCTGAAAGCGTGCACAGACTGAAAACAGTGCATTTACTGGCACCCATGTAAATA encodes:
- the DCLRE1C gene encoding protein artemis isoform X1 is translated as MSRFGGRLREYPQLSIDRFDHDNLRARAYFLSHCHKDHMKGLRAPALRRRLQSSLKVKLYCSPVTKELLLTNSKYEFWENHIVALEVETPTQISLVDETTGEKEDIEVTLLPAGHCPGSVMFLFQGENGTVLYTGDFRLAKGEAARMELLHSGTRVKDIQSVYLDTTFCDPRFYHIPSREECLNGILELVRSWTSLSRCHVVWLNCKAAYGYEYLFINLSEELGIKVHVNRLDMFKNMPEILCHITTDRYTQIHACRHPKDDDYFRGNRLPCGITCQNGTPLHVISIKPSTMWFGERIKKANVIVRTGESTYRACFSFHSSYSEIKDFLSYICPVNVYPNVLPVGGSEDKVMEILQPLCRSYRRNSEPRYKPLGTLKRSCKRTLSDTDEDELFDTELTSARPKIAKYQGEGSKPSKTAPSENADRNTDESTESYRANTTYTSLKVDFVDCEESNDDDDEDDKEDDSEKNTAQDLSHEPDASPIASCNGIPGKQQQSNADIPRWDMFFKCNKVDESSENEDNFPSSADAGGSQSLFSDSDGVSDSTHISSQNSSQSTHISEQGSQGWDSQMDTVLITSQERNAADFSCFSRCGSRTALPSHETPKDSQADDSRWKPLGQNPSCASDVICDLKSEDCDEDAEAGTAPAQDLLVEISDSSRTPDLELKRDSQSSSDFEIPLTPDAEIPQQDKLHYLYKKLAAGESLMRKKSPEKR
- the DCLRE1C gene encoding protein artemis isoform X2, with translation MQAKNHFDHQLSLCAVQKPELCRIHSVSILLAANCPSLKVKLYCSPVTKELLLTNSKYEFWENHIVALEVETPTQISLVDETTGEKEDIEVTLLPAGHCPGSVMFLFQGENGTVLYTGDFRLAKGEAARMELLHSGTRVKDIQSVYLDTTFCDPRFYHIPSREECLNGILELVRSWTSLSRCHVVWLNCKAAYGYEYLFINLSEELGIKVHVNRLDMFKNMPEILCHITTDRYTQIHACRHPKDDDYFRGNRLPCGITCQNGTPLHVISIKPSTMWFGERIKKANVIVRTGESTYRACFSFHSSYSEIKDFLSYICPVNVYPNVLPVGGSEDKVMEILQPLCRSYRRNSEPRYKPLGTLKRSCKRTLSDTDEDELFDTELTSARPKIAKYQGEGSKPSKTAPSENADRNTDESTESYRANTTYTSLKVDFVDCEESNDDDDEDDKEDDSEKNTAQDLSHEPDASPIASCNGIPGKQQQSNADIPRWDMFFKCNKVDESSENEDNFPSSADAGGSQSLFSDSDGVSDSTHISSQNSSQSTHISEQGSQGWDSQMDTVLITSQERNAADFSCFSRCGSRTALPSHETPKDSQADDSRWKPLGQNPSCASDVICDLKSEDCDEDAEAGTAPAQDLLVEISDSSRTPDLELKRDSQSSSDFEIPLTPDAEIPQQDKLHYLYKKLAAGESLMRKKSPEKR